In a genomic window of Micromonospora cremea:
- a CDS encoding S8 family serine peptidase, translated as MRLKVLAASLAAAVGLSLIQPSPASAAEPDPGAAAKKIASNLKDRFRTEPASDFWITFDTKADLGPAKKITDWTARGQFVYDALTAAAKNSLASVSTELDQAGVKYTSYPIANAVFVKGGTEKLALNVASRVQVAEIHATPQVALVEPVDEKIPADQAARPAAPKAAAEPGTVSWGLDAIHAPQAWAMGATGAGITVSNLDSGVQFDHPALVNQYRGTKPDGTFEHNYNWMATRGTCTGAPCDDNGHGTHTMGTMVGDDGTNHVGVAPDAQWIATDGCCASNGPESLLDSGWWLLAPTDVHGNNPDVSKRPHVINNSWGQDAEHNFNDFFQAIDEAWSAAGIFSVWSSGNTSPYAACDTVSSPGSAESAYSVGAYDSSGTLASFSRKGEGEGGRIKPEISAPGVAVRSSYPNNSYTEMSGTSMAAPHVAGAVAALWSYDPTLIGQVEETRRLLAGSAVDVDDTECGGTAAFNNKYGEGRLDLVRLLELAPRQGGTLTGIVTANGAPVPAAEVTISGPFSRSIGTDKDGRFTTNLPVGDYQLSTKVFGYLTATADVTISLGQDTSVKLPLTAAARHDISGRVVDDKKQPVPNADVSVKDTPLKPVRTDANGAFTITAVPEGGYTLGIKPNACFSPTTVPLTVGAQNESREIPVGLVVDKGGYSCAVSDGEHLRGTDPVAFTNGVWATVKLPFPIALYNGSHDTLGISLRGVISPDTGTGPGSGGAGIFPFYVQSPVEFAPGGGVFTAATKVNGEDAFVVEFRNAKLWAYPTRSEYTEPVSFSATLTRSGTVIFGYGDGIGTDDPVTAGAHAITGIQGWAGVDGIRFSDSAPVLRDGMIVTYDMPDFGYLDATVVDQNDGLPVAGAKVSFTNKNGLVETVTTNGTGIVHRQLPVGDYTMTVDVPNYTTAAYPFSLDKLYANAKIDARLTTGVAGLKANGLDALLGTDQNGVGSLTLTNTGSAPLTYNLGEAARHPELDATGATARTGKGADSTIDLTAWKAGASGMKPSNVDGKAATAKAAEAQAAGKVGATSGGDVITRIAIPGTIQEKEPSGVGYDGDVWVHDYNARTNTAYTVTGKPTGKVFDASWNPAYRAFDMALDTKTGDMCQMEDSPASYIHCFDRKTGKETRQIKGDWSTLQLTGLAYNPTEDVFYVGGRANGMIGTVAGTSHDNAGALLSFCAPPLPEVMGLAYNQASDTIWYTDLTSNRPTRLLQVDPDDCSLVNAWWFPGQKVSQGGGLETDSTGALWAADQVADDVVLVDVEDDLLTDLPWLSLSSTGGTLAPGESTTVKVSISSKDAKPGVLGANIVVRSDSGRQSKTYVPVTLTTTKYQVGVNAGGPSFIDGSGYTWSDDQASGDGAWGYEGKTKVTSTNAGIEGTTDDALFQSQRTTPDKQLFYRFPDAPKGTYAIDLGFAEIEKVAKGKRVFDVLVDGSLTEYAYDAAAAVGPNAADWRTAVVKHEGGPLTVELRGSKGLRAPTIAALRVTLDPRADKAEPEPQPEQPEPGPVPVAPAARSYSMKVTDGLYRQGTEESGWHGDDVCGVLWFDSSFLFPFYDTAWDGVCVTTNGQLIFDQASAVGNNTELPSPYAFDAIYPLWDDLVVDDQAGIYFGTTEVDGLAAEVIEWRNATFYSDQTARVSFSVTLIADGRIQIGYGDGVGGDNPLTRGSSATVGLESLTRNPASQYSFDQPVLKAGLGLEYTLPAAGTIEGTVTDANDSKPIAGAIVTLRGPSGDRVITADEKGRWKAQALVGENTVEVWAPNYVTASHPVTIAKKDQAEVIDTALTTGVATVTGGDLDWFLGPDQKATADVTVTNTGSAPLEVRLSEQKRTGDGGHEAADLPWLTLTGAAAAGTVKLAVGESTTVTATADNTDVEPGVLVGDVLVASNAGKGEAQLKPVRLATSAYWKGVDVGGSGHVGADGFVWSPDQELGSGSWGHVGGTARATKADIGGTEDDDLFRTQQTGKTFTYVFKDAPAGTYRLGLDFAEIEKVKAGMRTFDVLVDGKAVLHDHDVQARAGALTADVNTITVEHAGGDLKVELRSEIGERDPILNALKVQQDPRL; from the coding sequence TCGACTCGGGCGTCCAATTCGACCACCCCGCCCTGGTGAACCAGTACCGCGGCACGAAGCCCGACGGCACGTTCGAGCACAACTACAACTGGATGGCCACCCGGGGCACGTGCACGGGCGCGCCGTGCGACGACAACGGACACGGCACGCACACCATGGGCACCATGGTCGGCGACGACGGCACCAACCACGTCGGCGTCGCCCCGGACGCGCAGTGGATCGCGACGGACGGGTGTTGCGCGTCGAACGGCCCTGAGTCGCTGCTCGACTCCGGCTGGTGGCTGCTCGCCCCGACCGACGTCCACGGGAACAACCCGGACGTCTCCAAACGCCCCCACGTCATCAACAACTCGTGGGGCCAGGACGCCGAGCACAACTTCAACGACTTCTTCCAGGCCATCGACGAGGCCTGGAGCGCCGCAGGCATCTTCAGCGTCTGGTCATCGGGCAACACCTCGCCGTACGCGGCGTGCGACACCGTCTCCTCGCCCGGCTCCGCCGAGAGTGCCTACTCCGTTGGCGCGTACGACTCGAGCGGCACGCTCGCGTCGTTCTCCCGCAAGGGCGAGGGTGAAGGTGGCCGGATCAAGCCCGAGATCTCCGCTCCGGGCGTCGCCGTCCGGTCGTCCTACCCGAACAACAGCTACACCGAGATGTCCGGCACATCGATGGCGGCTCCCCACGTCGCCGGCGCCGTCGCGGCGCTGTGGAGCTATGACCCGACCCTCATCGGACAGGTCGAGGAGACCCGCCGCCTGCTCGCCGGGTCGGCCGTCGACGTCGACGACACCGAGTGCGGCGGCACCGCCGCCTTCAACAACAAGTACGGCGAGGGCCGGCTCGACCTCGTCCGCCTGCTCGAGCTCGCGCCGCGGCAGGGCGGCACCCTCACCGGGATCGTCACCGCCAACGGCGCCCCGGTCCCCGCTGCCGAGGTGACGATCAGCGGGCCGTTCAGCCGGTCGATCGGAACCGACAAGGACGGCCGGTTCACGACGAACCTCCCGGTCGGCGACTACCAGCTCAGCACCAAGGTCTTCGGCTACCTGACCGCGACCGCCGACGTCACGATCTCCCTCGGCCAGGACACCTCCGTCAAGCTGCCGCTCACGGCCGCCGCGAGGCACGACATCAGCGGCAGGGTTGTCGACGACAAGAAGCAGCCCGTCCCGAACGCCGACGTCTCCGTCAAGGACACGCCGCTGAAGCCGGTACGCACGGATGCCAACGGCGCGTTCACGATCACCGCGGTCCCCGAGGGCGGGTACACGCTGGGCATCAAGCCCAACGCCTGCTTCTCGCCCACGACGGTCCCGCTGACCGTCGGGGCGCAGAACGAGTCGCGCGAGATCCCGGTCGGGCTCGTCGTCGACAAGGGCGGCTACAGCTGCGCCGTCTCCGACGGCGAGCACCTGCGCGGCACCGACCCGGTCGCGTTCACCAACGGCGTGTGGGCGACGGTGAAGCTGCCGTTCCCGATCGCGCTCTACAACGGCAGCCACGACACCCTCGGTATCAGCCTGCGCGGCGTGATCTCCCCGGACACCGGCACCGGACCCGGCAGCGGCGGTGCCGGCATATTCCCGTTCTACGTCCAATCCCCCGTCGAGTTCGCCCCCGGCGGGGGAGTCTTCACGGCAGCCACCAAGGTCAACGGCGAGGACGCGTTCGTCGTCGAGTTCCGCAACGCCAAGCTCTGGGCCTATCCGACCCGGTCGGAGTACACGGAGCCGGTCAGCTTCTCGGCCACGCTCACCCGCTCCGGCACAGTGATCTTCGGGTACGGCGACGGCATCGGGACCGACGACCCGGTGACCGCCGGCGCCCACGCCATCACCGGCATACAGGGCTGGGCCGGCGTCGACGGCATCCGGTTCTCCGACAGCGCCCCGGTGCTGCGCGACGGGATGATCGTCACCTACGACATGCCTGACTTCGGGTACCTCGACGCGACCGTCGTCGACCAGAACGACGGGCTGCCGGTGGCCGGGGCCAAGGTCTCCTTCACGAACAAGAATGGGCTCGTCGAGACCGTCACGACCAACGGGACGGGCATCGTGCATCGCCAGCTTCCGGTCGGCGACTACACCATGACGGTCGACGTGCCGAACTACACGACCGCGGCATACCCCTTCTCCCTCGACAAGCTCTACGCGAACGCCAAGATCGACGCGCGTCTGACCACGGGTGTCGCCGGCCTGAAGGCCAACGGCCTCGACGCGCTGTTGGGCACCGACCAGAACGGTGTGGGCTCGCTGACGCTGACCAACACCGGTTCCGCCCCGCTCACGTACAACCTGGGCGAGGCCGCGCGCCACCCCGAGCTTGACGCCACCGGCGCCACCGCGCGCACCGGGAAGGGTGCGGACAGCACGATCGACCTCACCGCATGGAAGGCCGGTGCGAGCGGCATGAAGCCGTCGAACGTCGACGGCAAGGCGGCGACGGCGAAGGCCGCGGAAGCACAGGCGGCCGGCAAGGTCGGCGCGACCTCCGGCGGAGACGTCATCACCCGGATCGCCATCCCGGGCACGATCCAGGAGAAGGAGCCCTCCGGCGTCGGGTACGACGGCGACGTCTGGGTCCACGACTACAACGCGCGGACCAACACCGCCTACACGGTGACGGGCAAGCCGACCGGCAAGGTCTTCGACGCGTCGTGGAACCCCGCGTACCGGGCGTTCGACATGGCGCTCGACACCAAGACCGGTGACATGTGCCAGATGGAGGACAGCCCGGCCAGCTACATCCACTGCTTCGACCGCAAGACCGGGAAGGAAACCCGGCAGATCAAGGGTGACTGGTCCACGCTGCAGCTGACCGGACTCGCCTACAACCCGACGGAGGACGTGTTCTACGTGGGCGGCCGGGCGAACGGCATGATCGGAACCGTCGCCGGGACGTCGCACGACAACGCGGGTGCGTTGCTGTCCTTCTGCGCCCCGCCGCTGCCCGAGGTGATGGGCCTGGCCTACAACCAGGCATCCGACACCATCTGGTACACCGACCTCACCTCGAACAGGCCCACCCGCCTGCTGCAGGTCGACCCCGACGACTGCTCGCTGGTGAACGCGTGGTGGTTCCCGGGCCAGAAGGTGAGCCAGGGCGGCGGCCTCGAGACCGACTCGACCGGGGCGCTGTGGGCGGCGGACCAGGTCGCCGATGACGTCGTGCTGGTCGACGTCGAGGACGACCTGCTCACCGATCTGCCGTGGCTGTCACTCTCCTCGACCGGCGGCACCCTCGCCCCGGGTGAGTCGACGACCGTCAAGGTCTCGATCTCATCTAAGGACGCCAAGCCCGGAGTCCTCGGCGCGAACATCGTGGTGAGGTCCGACTCCGGACGCCAGTCCAAGACCTACGTCCCGGTGACGCTCACGACCACGAAGTACCAGGTCGGCGTCAACGCCGGCGGCCCATCGTTCATCGACGGCTCCGGCTACACCTGGTCCGACGACCAGGCCTCCGGCGACGGGGCGTGGGGCTACGAGGGAAAGACGAAGGTCACCTCCACGAATGCCGGGATCGAAGGCACGACGGACGACGCCCTGTTCCAGTCGCAGCGCACCACGCCGGACAAGCAGTTGTTCTACCGCTTCCCCGACGCGCCCAAGGGCACCTACGCGATCGATCTCGGGTTCGCCGAGATCGAGAAGGTGGCCAAGGGGAAGCGGGTGTTCGACGTCCTCGTGGACGGATCGCTGACGGAGTACGCGTACGACGCGGCCGCGGCTGTGGGGCCGAACGCCGCCGACTGGCGCACCGCCGTGGTGAAGCACGAGGGCGGTCCGCTGACCGTGGAGCTGCGGGGTTCGAAGGGACTGCGGGCCCCGACCATTGCCGCGCTGCGGGTGACGCTCGACCCGCGCGCAGACAAGGCGGAGCCGGAGCCCCAGCCCGAACAGCCGGAGCCGGGTCCCGTGCCGGTGGCCCCCGCCGCTCGCTCGTACTCGATGAAGGTGACCGACGGGCTCTACCGCCAGGGTACCGAGGAGTCCGGGTGGCACGGCGATGACGTCTGCGGCGTGCTGTGGTTCGACTCCAGCTTCCTGTTCCCGTTCTACGACACGGCCTGGGACGGCGTGTGCGTGACGACGAACGGCCAGCTGATCTTCGACCAGGCCAGCGCCGTGGGGAACAACACGGAGCTGCCGTCGCCATACGCGTTCGACGCGATCTATCCGCTCTGGGACGACCTGGTCGTCGACGACCAGGCGGGCATCTACTTCGGCACCACCGAGGTGGACGGCCTGGCCGCTGAGGTCATCGAGTGGCGCAACGCCACCTTCTACAGCGACCAGACGGCTCGCGTGAGCTTCTCGGTCACCCTGATCGCTGACGGACGGATCCAGATCGGGTACGGCGACGGCGTCGGCGGCGACAACCCCCTCACCAGGGGGTCGTCGGCGACGGTCGGCCTGGAGAGCTTGACGCGCAACCCCGCGAGCCAGTACTCCTTCGACCAGCCCGTCCTGAAGGCCGGCCTGGGGCTGGAGTACACCCTCCCGGCCGCGGGCACGATCGAGGGAACGGTCACCGACGCGAACGACAGCAAGCCGATCGCGGGCGCGATCGTCACGCTCAGGGGGCCGAGCGGTGACCGGGTCATCACGGCCGACGAGAAGGGCCGGTGGAAGGCCCAGGCGCTGGTCGGCGAGAACACCGTTGAGGTCTGGGCGCCGAACTACGTCACGGCCAGCCACCCGGTGACCATCGCCAAGAAGGACCAGGCCGAGGTGATCGACACGGCGTTGACTACTGGCGTCGCGACCGTCACCGGAGGTGACCTCGACTGGTTCCTCGGCCCGGACCAGAAGGCGACGGCCGACGTGACCGTGACCAACACCGGCTCCGCCCCACTCGAGGTGCGGCTCAGCGAGCAGAAACGCACCGGCGACGGCGGGCACGAGGCCGCCGACCTTCCGTGGCTGACCCTCACGGGCGCGGCCGCGGCCGGCACGGTCAAGCTCGCGGTCGGCGAGTCCACCACGGTCACGGCGACGGCCGACAACACCGACGTCGAGCCCGGCGTGCTCGTCGGGGACGTGCTCGTGGCGTCGAACGCCGGCAAGGGCGAGGCCCAGCTCAAGCCGGTCCGCCTGGCCACCTCCGCCTACTGGAAGGGCGTCGACGTCGGCGGGTCCGGGCACGTCGGTGCCGACGGCTTCGTCTGGTCGCCCGACCAGGAGCTCGGCTCGGGGTCGTGGGGGCATGTCGGCGGCACGGCGCGTGCCACCAAGGCCGACATCGGCGGCACGGAGGACGACGACCTGTTCCGCACCCAGCAGACCGGCAAGACGTTCACCTACGTGTTCAAGGACGCGCCCGCCGGGACGTACCGGCTCGGCCTCGACTTCGCGGAGATCGAGAAGGTCAAGGCCGGCATGCGTACCTTCGATGTTCTGGTCGACGGCAAAGCCGTGCTCCACGACCACGACGTGCAGGCGAGGGCGGGTGCGCTGACCGCGGACGTGAACACGATCACCGTCGAGCACGCCGGTGGCGATCTGAAGGTCGAGCTCCGCAGCGAGATCGGCGAGCGCGACCCGATTCTCAACGCCCTGAAGGTCCAGCAGGACCCGCGCCTGTGA
- a CDS encoding nuclear transport factor 2 family protein — protein sequence MTRNRLAEETVVDARELARRWARTWTEAWPVRDVEAIAALQSEDGDHWASMFRRYRGRAGLRVYLQECFAEESRPAEVRFAEPQVDGDAAAVEYWSVIYVKGQPTTISGCTLLRFDETGLVAEARDYSHVKEGRHAPPAGLFGAVPGLAPGGQS from the coding sequence GTGACACGGAATCGGTTGGCGGAGGAGACGGTCGTGGACGCCCGAGAGTTGGCCCGGCGGTGGGCCAGGACCTGGACCGAAGCCTGGCCGGTCCGGGACGTGGAGGCGATCGCCGCCCTGCAGAGCGAGGACGGCGACCACTGGGCGTCGATGTTCCGCCGGTACCGCGGACGTGCCGGGCTTCGCGTCTATCTCCAGGAGTGCTTCGCCGAGGAGTCCCGCCCCGCGGAGGTGCGGTTCGCCGAGCCACAGGTCGACGGCGATGCGGCTGCCGTGGAGTACTGGTCGGTGATCTACGTCAAGGGTCAACCGACGACCATCTCCGGCTGCACGTTGTTGCGCTTCGACGAGACCGGCCTCGTGGCGGAGGCTCGCGACTACTCGCACGTCAAGGAGGGCCGCCACGCACCGCCCGCCGGCCTGTTCGGCGCAGTCCCTGGCCTGGCGCCAGGCGGTCAGTCGTGA
- a CDS encoding YdeI/OmpD-associated family protein, with amino-acid sequence MDVLDFADATAWEAWLAAQHEVRGEAWLRIAKRHSGLASITIVEALDVALCYGWIDGQRKGLDDVSFLQRYSRRRPRSSWSQVNVAKVEALTATGRMRPAGLAEVAAAKADGRWEAAYESQRTAAVPPDLTAALAGEPRAAAAFERLGRSARYAVILPLLKARTPETRAKVLAQAVARLATQD; translated from the coding sequence GTGGACGTGCTCGACTTCGCCGATGCCACGGCATGGGAGGCCTGGCTCGCCGCGCAGCACGAGGTGCGGGGCGAGGCGTGGCTGCGAATCGCCAAGCGGCACTCGGGGCTCGCCTCGATCACGATCGTGGAGGCGCTCGACGTGGCCCTCTGCTACGGCTGGATCGACGGCCAGCGCAAGGGCCTCGATGACGTGTCGTTCCTCCAGCGGTACTCGCGCCGCCGGCCACGGAGCTCGTGGTCGCAGGTCAACGTGGCGAAGGTCGAGGCACTGACGGCGACTGGGCGGATGCGCCCCGCGGGGCTCGCGGAGGTCGCGGCCGCCAAGGCGGACGGGCGGTGGGAGGCGGCGTACGAGTCGCAGCGCACCGCCGCCGTCCCGCCCGATCTCACGGCCGCGCTGGCCGGCGAACCACGCGCGGCCGCCGCCTTCGAGCGGCTCGGTCGCTCCGCCCGGTACGCCGTGATCCTGCCGCTGCTCAAGGCCCGCACCCCCGAGACGCGGGCGAAGGTCCTGGCCCAGGCGGTCGCGCGGCTGGCGACTCAGGACTAG
- a CDS encoding VOC family protein, with protein sequence MSLRGFATLNIWADDVAAATAWYAEFLGTQAYFLRAGPDGRPAYTEFRIGDYQAELGIIDRRYAPPGATGPGGAVVHWHVDDLNATVARLLAMGATEYQPITPHGDEGFITAAVVDPFGNVLGVMNNPHYLDVLSSLKPA encoded by the coding sequence ATGAGCCTGCGAGGATTCGCCACACTGAACATCTGGGCGGACGACGTGGCAGCGGCGACGGCCTGGTACGCGGAGTTCCTGGGCACACAGGCCTACTTCCTGCGAGCCGGACCCGACGGACGCCCCGCCTACACCGAGTTCCGCATCGGCGACTACCAGGCCGAACTGGGCATCATCGACCGCAGGTACGCGCCGCCCGGCGCGACCGGGCCCGGCGGCGCCGTCGTGCACTGGCACGTAGACGACCTCAACGCCACCGTCGCGCGACTGCTGGCGATGGGCGCCACGGAGTACCAGCCGATCACGCCGCACGGGGACGAGGGGTTCATCACGGCCGCGGTGGTCGACCCGTTCGGCAACGTGCTGGGCGTCATGAACAACCCGCACTACCTCGACGTCCTCTCGTCCCTGAAGCCGGCGTGA
- a CDS encoding DUF72 domain-containing protein: MWTHRSWQGRLLAHPLPPQERLRHYASWCDAVEGNTTFYATPARDTVASWAAQTDPDFRFVLKLPKVVTHERRLTDADEPLRAFLDAIEPLGPRAHALWIQLPGSFSPADVPTLSRFLSRLPRSHRYAVEVRHPAFFTDPRATRLLAETLTAAAAEWIPFDTTAFFASPPTSDAERDAWTKKPRVPLRSLALTDRPIVRYLGRDDTTRTVEGWQRWVDVVAGWLREGRSPTMFVHTPDNADAPVLARRFHDEVRARVPELEALPEPIPVEPLTLF, from the coding sequence ATGTGGACCCACAGGTCGTGGCAGGGCCGCCTGCTGGCGCATCCTCTTCCGCCGCAGGAGCGCCTACGGCACTACGCCAGTTGGTGCGACGCCGTCGAGGGAAACACGACGTTCTACGCGACTCCGGCCCGGGACACCGTGGCGTCCTGGGCCGCGCAGACGGATCCCGACTTCCGGTTCGTCCTCAAGCTTCCCAAGGTCGTCACCCACGAACGCCGGCTCACCGACGCCGACGAACCGCTGCGCGCGTTCCTGGACGCGATCGAGCCGCTCGGGCCGCGCGCCCATGCCCTCTGGATCCAGTTGCCCGGGTCGTTCTCGCCCGCCGACGTCCCGACCCTGAGCCGCTTCCTGAGCCGGCTCCCCCGGTCCCACCGGTACGCCGTCGAGGTCCGCCATCCCGCGTTCTTCACCGACCCCCGCGCGACCCGACTTCTGGCGGAGACCCTCACCGCCGCGGCCGCGGAGTGGATCCCGTTCGACACCACCGCGTTCTTCGCCAGCCCGCCGACCAGCGACGCGGAGCGGGACGCCTGGACGAAGAAGCCGCGCGTGCCGCTCCGCTCACTCGCGCTGACCGACCGGCCGATCGTCCGCTACCTCGGTCGCGACGACACCACGCGGACGGTCGAGGGGTGGCAGCGCTGGGTCGACGTCGTCGCCGGATGGCTGCGCGAGGGTCGCTCGCCGACGATGTTCGTCCACACCCCGGACAACGCCGACGCGCCCGTGCTCGCCCGCCGCTTCCACGATGAGGTACGAGCACGCGTACCCGAGCTCGAAGCGCTGCCCGAGCCGATACCGGTCGAGCCCCTGACCCTCTTCTGA
- a CDS encoding glycosyltransferase codes for MRVLFASLASVGHTYPLIPLAIAAREAGHEVHFAAGTEVHAPLAANGLRPFRPGDAFYEVYAEDLEPELARLRPDLVVHEWGLPGAAVAAQRAGIPGIWHGFGRMFPDGIGLELPAKNTEVAGRPHLDICPPSLQDKDFLATERRIELRPVPFSTPAALPAWASHRTSRALIYLTLGTAFGTAQLLRTAIAGLAALDAQVVVAAGRVPPEQLGEIPDNVAVYPWVSQAELLPHVDLVVHHGGSGTTLGALAVGVPQLLLPQGADQFANADAVSVAGAALRLLPDEVDADAIAEHSRRLLPRHARAEHRQAARAIAEEIARMPSPAAVAHRLPEYARAG; via the coding sequence ATGCGCGTGCTGTTTGCCAGCCTTGCGTCCGTCGGTCACACGTACCCGTTGATCCCACTGGCGATCGCCGCGCGGGAGGCCGGGCACGAGGTGCACTTCGCGGCCGGCACGGAGGTGCACGCGCCGCTGGCCGCGAACGGCCTGCGGCCGTTCCGCCCCGGCGACGCGTTCTACGAGGTGTACGCCGAGGATCTCGAACCGGAGCTGGCCCGACTGCGCCCCGACCTGGTGGTGCATGAGTGGGGGCTGCCGGGAGCGGCCGTCGCCGCCCAGCGGGCCGGCATCCCGGGCATCTGGCACGGGTTCGGTCGGATGTTCCCCGACGGCATCGGTCTCGAACTGCCCGCGAAGAACACCGAGGTGGCCGGTCGCCCGCACCTCGACATCTGTCCACCTTCGTTGCAGGACAAGGACTTCCTCGCCACGGAACGCCGGATCGAGCTGCGGCCGGTCCCGTTCTCGACACCGGCCGCGCTGCCCGCGTGGGCGAGCCACCGCACATCCCGAGCACTCATCTACCTGACCCTCGGTACCGCGTTCGGTACGGCGCAGCTGCTGAGAACGGCGATCGCGGGATTGGCGGCGCTGGACGCGCAGGTGGTGGTGGCCGCCGGTCGGGTGCCACCGGAGCAGCTCGGCGAGATTCCCGACAACGTGGCCGTGTACCCCTGGGTGTCGCAGGCGGAGCTGTTGCCGCACGTCGACCTGGTGGTGCACCACGGCGGCAGCGGCACCACCCTCGGCGCGCTCGCGGTCGGCGTCCCGCAACTGCTGCTGCCGCAGGGCGCGGATCAGTTCGCCAACGCCGACGCGGTCAGCGTCGCGGGCGCCGCCCTGCGCCTGCTCCCCGACGAGGTGGACGCGGACGCCATCGCCGAGCACAGCCGCAGGCTGCTGCCGCGCCACGCGAGGGCCGAGCACCGCCAGGCGGCCCGGGCGATCGCCGAGGAGATCGCCCGCATGCCATCCCCGGCCGCCGTCGCTCACCGCCTGCCGGAGTACGCCAGGGCGGGCTGA
- a CDS encoding sigma-70 family RNA polymerase sigma factor — protein sequence MIEADVLARRFEENRSRLRAVAHRMLGSGAEAEDAVQDTWLRLSRADVAGIDNLPGWLTTTVGRVCLDRLRTRTARPEQPWDTAAPEPDPTDSAPVDPEREAMLTESVGRALLVVLDTLAPTERFVFVLHDMFAVSFEEIAAVVDRSPAAVRQIASRARRRVHQGGTVRETDPARQRRVVEAFLAASREGRFDDLVSLLDPHVVMRADPVAAALGSAAERRGSAVIAGFFNGRAQGASPAYVDGMPGAVVELGEGVRLALSFIVTDRIIGIEVVADPEQLATLDLIVG from the coding sequence ATGATCGAAGCGGATGTGCTGGCCCGTCGCTTCGAGGAGAACCGGTCGCGGCTACGGGCGGTCGCCCACCGGATGCTGGGCTCCGGCGCGGAGGCCGAGGATGCCGTTCAGGACACCTGGTTGCGGCTCAGTCGAGCCGATGTCGCGGGCATCGACAATCTGCCCGGCTGGCTGACGACCACGGTCGGCCGGGTCTGCCTGGACCGGCTGCGAACGCGTACCGCCCGTCCGGAGCAGCCGTGGGACACCGCCGCACCGGAGCCCGACCCGACCGACAGCGCCCCGGTCGACCCCGAGCGTGAGGCCATGCTGACCGAGTCGGTCGGGCGGGCGCTCCTGGTCGTCCTGGACACCCTCGCGCCGACGGAACGGTTCGTGTTCGTCCTGCACGACATGTTCGCGGTCTCGTTCGAGGAGATCGCCGCGGTGGTCGACCGCAGTCCCGCCGCCGTCCGCCAGATCGCCAGCCGGGCCCGCCGCAGGGTGCACCAGGGCGGGACCGTTCGGGAGACGGACCCGGCCCGTCAGCGGCGAGTGGTCGAGGCCTTCCTCGCCGCCTCGCGCGAGGGCCGGTTCGACGACCTGGTGAGTCTGCTCGACCCGCACGTCGTCATGCGCGCCGATCCGGTGGCCGCGGCCCTGGGGTCGGCCGCCGAGAGGCGCGGCTCGGCCGTCATCGCCGGCTTCTTCAACGGCCGCGCCCAGGGGGCGTCGCCGGCGTACGTCGACGGGATGCCGGGGGCGGTCGTGGAGCTCGGCGAGGGCGTCCGGCTCGCGCTCAGCTTCATCGTCACCGACCGGATCATCGGCATCGAGGTGGTGGCCGACCCGGAACAGCTCGCGACGCTCGACCTGATCGTCGGATAG
- a CDS encoding carboxymuconolactone decarboxylase family protein: MITEPRIQNPASLLPDAVKASNLLYRAAHSVGVPGSTLELVHLRVSQINGCGACVDSGARGARKAGETEERLFAVAAWRETPYFTEAERAALALAEAATRLADRADAVPDDVWAEAARHFGEKELAAIVLWVATSNFFNRLNVTTRQPAPQAWG; this comes from the coding sequence ATGATCACCGAACCGCGCATCCAGAACCCCGCCAGCCTGCTGCCGGACGCCGTGAAGGCGAGCAACCTGCTCTACAGGGCCGCGCACTCGGTCGGGGTGCCGGGCAGCACGCTGGAGCTGGTGCACCTTCGGGTCAGCCAGATCAACGGGTGCGGCGCATGCGTCGACTCGGGTGCCCGGGGCGCCCGGAAGGCGGGCGAGACCGAGGAGCGGCTGTTCGCGGTGGCCGCCTGGCGGGAAACCCCGTACTTCACCGAGGCGGAGCGGGCGGCGCTCGCGCTCGCGGAGGCCGCCACCCGGCTCGCCGACCGGGCCGACGCCGTGCCCGACGACGTCTGGGCGGAGGCGGCCCGGCACTTCGGCGAGAAGGAGCTCGCCGCGATCGTGCTCTGGGTGGCCACCAGCAACTTCTTCAACCGGCTCAACGTCACCACCCGGCAGCCGGCCCCGCAGGCATGGGGCTGA